In Psychrilyobacter piezotolerans, the sequence CACTGAGAGCCATTATAGCCAGTCCCTTATCGATGAAGTTATTCATCAAAAATCCAAAGATTACCAGGGCAAATATAGTAGCAGATTCCTGTAATAATCTTATGTTTTTTAAGGATCTGGATGCATCCAGTTCCATTACCCTGGCCTTTAGATCTCTCGATACAACCATCTTTCTGCCGTACATAAAATAGACTGTAATTATTAACATAATCAGTGAAATAATGGCTATTGGAGCTGTATTGATTAAGAAATCATTGAATCCTATCTTACCCTCTGCTCCTATGATCAGCTGGGTAGGATCACCGATCAATGTAGCTAATCCCCCTATGTTGGCCGACATTATGAGGGTCATGATATATACAAAGGGGTCAACTTTCAGCTGGTTTGCCAGTAAGATAGATACCGGTGCCATGAGTAAGATAGTGGTTACGTTGTCCAAAAATGCTGAACAGACTGCAGTTATTACTGCCAGAAGTACCAGTAAGGGAAAGGGTTCTCCCTTTACTAATTGTGCTACCTTTACTGCTAAATACTGGAAGACTCCTGTTTCGGAGATAAAATGAACGATGATCATCATCCCTACCAGCAGGAGTATTATTTCCAGTCTGAAGCCGATGGCATGGAGTGCTTCGTGTTCATTTATGATTCCCACAAGTGCCATGGACAGCCCCCCTAAAAGGGTGGCTATGGGACCCGGGACTTTTTCTGTTATTATCAAATAAAATGTCGTTATAAATATGATTAAACCTATTGCTAGTTGCATCTTTTCTTTCCTCCTAAACTTATGGTTCTGTTGCAATAATTATTCTAATATTTCTTGATTTAATTTGTTTCTAAACATTGATTCCAAATAAGTTATTTATAAAATCTACTGATTCCTCTTTTATTGCATTGAAACATAAGACGTCTATATCATCCCAGTTGCAGATAGGATTTTCTTTATCGGGGAGCATCTTTTTTCAAAATTCGCCTTTCAAACTTAATTTATCTTTGCAATTGTTTCAATAACAATAGTTTCTTTATGCAACTATTTTATATAAAAAAATTTATTCTATTTTCTTCAAATAATTTTCAAGTCTAAAATAAGCATATTTTCTTCTTTTCCTACCTTTTTACAAATTACTGTAAGGAGCTTTTTAACTATAAAAAAAGTCCCCCAGAAAGACTGCAGTCTTTCTGACGGCTTCATAAAATTTAAAGCTTTCTCAGTTTATCGGCTTCTTCCTGGATATTATTCTGCAGTATATCTAAAAGTTTCAACAGTTCTGTTTTTTGTGGATCGGATAAACCCCTGGAAAAAATCTGATTTATATTATTTGTTATTTCAATAAAATCTTTTCTGTCAAAAGAACCCTTCTCAGTGATATAAAGTCTGTAGATCCTTTTATCTTCTAAATCCTTTACTTTATTGATATACCCCTGTTTTTCCAGGTTTTTTACAGCCTTACTGACAGTTATTTTATCTTCTTTTAAAATAGAACAGACTTCATTCTGGCTTAAACCGGAATACTGATTAATAACCTTTAAAGCTCTTATCTCATGTTTTCCGATATTATACTGCTTTAACTTCTTATTCATATAATAGTTATAATCCCGTTCAATACTGGATAAAGCCATTGTAATTAAATGTTCCTTCATAATCTCTCCTTTAAAAAATTCTTAAATAAATTATATCATAGATAAACTTAATTTAAGAAAAAATTTGAAATAACAGGATTAAAATACGTTATCAGCCATGCTCCTACAACAGGAACAATCATAATCATATGAGGAGGTGTCCCCCTTTCTTTCCCCACCTGCTGCAGTACCGACATAGTAGATGGAGGAACACCTATACTGAATCCGAGGATGGCTGCGGACAAAAAAACAGCTAAAGTTTTTTTCCTGTATATTTTATATACGAAGAAGGCCGAGAATAAGACAAGCAGGATAATCTGCAAAAAAACAATAAAAATATCACTTAAAGCCAGTATCTGCAGGCTTTTTATATCTAAGGATGAAAATTTTAGGAGGATGAATAATGACAGGAAATAATTTCCTATTTTATTTATATGAAAATTTTCTAAATATACTGCTTTTTTATCCAGGTTCCATCTGAATAACAGCCCTGAGATATATGCAATACCAATACTTTTCAAGGGAGATAAATAAGTTTTCTCCAGTAAAAGGGATAAAACAGTGATTATAAAAATAATAACTGCAGGTTTAAAAATATTTTTTATACTGGTTTTTTGCAGTTTTTCCGTATACAGCTTTTTCCCCTTCGAAATAACTAAAAAGAATAAACTGCAGGAGATAGTTCCTAAAATTATAGTAAGGGTTTCCATCCCTGAAATAGAAGGATGGGAGGAGTATTTTGAAACTACAGAAAAATCCCCCATGAGCATCAGTGAAGAATACAATTTGATATCTTTAAAACAGACAAAAGAACCTACTATTTTGATAAATAAATTCTGAAATACAGACACAGAAACAGCAGAGATTAAAAATATCATCTGCCACTTGAACCCTTTAAAAAAAGTTTTTTTGGAATACCTCAGACCGATAGTTGAAAAAAATGCAGTCAATAAAATTTTACCGGTCTCCTGGGTAAAATTAAACTTAAAATATATATTAAATAAAGATACTAAAATCCCTATGAAGAAAAGGGAAGGAAAAGAGATCTTTCGTAAATGAGAGATCTCTTTTCTAAATTTAATATCTGCCAATAAACATATGTTTAAAAATATAAAAGTTTTCAGCATACTACTTTAAGTGCAGAGGTTTAATGGAATTCCTGTCGCACCTCATACACCTGCCCGCTTCTTTTTTGGCTTCCTCTCTGGTATATACCACAGAGACCAGTTCAAAGTTATCGGCTAAATTTTGGGGAACATGAATATTTTCATCAGCTTTTTCAACTTCCCACATCTGGCAGTTAAGAGGTCTTTCCGGGATCTCAATTTCCTCTCCTAAATAGAGCCCGTCTCCTCCCAAGGCTTCATCCATGGCAGCTGCTGCTTTTTTAGCTTCTGCAATGGCTTTTATGGCTATCCCGGGTCTGTACATATCTCCTATGGCATAAACACCTTCAGCTGTAGTCTTAAATGAATATTTATCTGTTTTAACCCAGCCATTTACTGTTTTGATATCTTCATCTAAATAACTATTATCCGGTCTCTGGCCTATTGCCATAATTAAATTATCTACCTCTAAAGTTTTAATATCATCTTCATCATATTGAGGGTCGAACCTGCCGTCTTTTTCCAGTATCAGGCACCTTTTTAATGTAACCAGAAGCTTTTCTCCCTCTATCTCGATAGTTTTAATTCCATACTGGTTGAGAAAATTAACTCCCTCTTCTCCGGCTTCGTGTTTCTCCTCTTTACTTGGCATCTGATCAAAACTCTCTAAAGAAGCCACAATAACATCCGCTTCCAGCCTGAGAGCTGTTCTGGCAGCATCCATCGCTACATCCCCGCCGCCGATAACCAATACAGTTTCTCCTATTGTTTTTCTTTTATCAATTTTAACCTCTTTTAAAAATTTAACAGCCGGTTCAATATTTTCTGATTCCGGACCGAATTTATTTCCCATATGACATCCGGAAGCCAGTAATACTGCATCATTACTGTCTCTCAAAGTTTTCAATGAAATATCTTTTCCTATTTTTGTGTTTTTAATTATTTTTACTCCAAGGTTGGTGATCAACTCTACTTCATCGTCGATAGTTTTCTGGGGCAGTCTGTATTCCGGTATTCCCATTGCCAGCATTCCTCCGATAACAGAAGAAGCTTCATAGATGGTCACACTGTACCCGGTTCTAGCCAGGTAATATGAAGCACTGATCCCGGCAGGCCCTCCCCCTACAACAGCAATTTTTTTGGAATTAGATTCCAGTTTATCTTCGGTATATTCTTTATTGTTAACCACCAGATCACAGGTAAATCTTTTTAGAGCCCGGACTCCAACTGTACTTTCGATCTCCTTTCTTCTGCACCTTTCTTCACAAGGCCTGGCACAAATCTTCCCGCATATGAAGGAAAGGGGATTGTTTTTTCTCATAAGATCATATGCCTTTTCATACTGGTCATTTTTCATGAGTTCAATATACCCGGGGATATAAACTTCAGCAGGACATGCATTTATACACTGTGCAGTGATGAGAGTCCTGCAGATACCCGTTGAACATTTTTTATCCAGGATATGCTCCAAAACCTCATCTTTAAATTCATCCAAAAGAAATAAAAAGATGTCAGCCAGACGTTTTTCTGCTACAGTTTTTCCCAGGACAAGAGATTTTTTAATCTCTTCCAGGGTCTCCAGGTCTCCCCTTCCCTGGGTTATTTTTTCAATCGACTGGTTTAATTTTCTTATGTTATCGTTGTCAATTCTAAGTTCTCTTATTAAAAACCTGGTTAAAAACCTCATATAGTCTACCGGGCAGAACAGATCATTTAAAAAAGCTATCATCCTTCCATTGAAAAACTTTTCAAATTCATTGATATTTTTGGATATATCCTTTGGAGGAATACAAATTCCCAGGGGTCCTCCGATCTGGACCACTTTTAACTTCCTGTTTTCTTTCATACCTTCAGATTCACTTAAAATATCCGAGACAGTGGTTTTCTCATTTATTTCCACAGCTGATTTATTGCAGATATCTCCAAAAGTATGGATTATTTTATTTTTTTCCATCTATTTCACCTTCTCCTCTTAAAAATTCCATATCTAAATCTTCTTTGGCCAGATTATACCTGTAGTATTCCGGTAACGTATCCATACATTTTTCATACCCGAAAAGACTGAAAGGACATACTCTTACGCACTTCATACACTCCCTGTCCGTTGTCATCATTTCAAAACAAGTAGCGAAACGTGTCTGGCGCTTAAGAATTCCCTTATGCATTTTTTCTTCCTTAGGGATAGATTTTGAAGGACATGATTTCTGGCACATCCTGCACCTTGAGCAGAATTCTTCGATATTAAAATCTCTGGGTTGATCTATGGGCAGTTCATCTATTAAAATAGCGCAATATTTAAGACGAGTCCCGGCTTCCGGGGTGATACATACACCATAGGTTGAATAATTCCCCAAGCCTGCATTTACAGAATGGGGCGGATATTTAATACCACCTTTCCAGTCCCTGGCCTGGCACTGATAACCTTTATCTCTTATGAAATCTGCCACCTTGTGAACATTCCGTGCACAGCCCGTATATGCATAAAAAGCACCTAATTCTCCCTGGGGCTTTGGATAGTTCTCAATTATCTCTTTGGGCATCTCATATCCCAATAAGATAATGGTGTCATAAGCTATTTCATTTTCATACCCGGCAGAAACATACCTTCTGTCTAATTTTGTCACGCCCACACTTGAAAATCCCAAACTCTTGGCATATTTTTTCATTTCACCTTTTAATTCATGAAGATCCATTTTTTTCTCTGGATTGGGCTTGGGAGCTCCGCCTTTTATCTCCTTCATAATTCTTTCCATGGAGATCATCTGGTCTTTAAAATAATGCATCTCATCTCCTGTTACTTCTTTGTGCATCACTTTAAAAAATTCCCCGGTTTTACTTTTGGGATTTCCCGATCTTGCCATAGCAGGCGGAGACAGGGGATATGGTTCATTTTCCAATAATAATTCAAACTCTTCAACATCTAAAATATTGACATAGGGATTATTGTCTGTGATTTTTTTCCCTTGATTTTCCCTAAAAAACAAGACATCTGTATCATCCCAGTTGCAGATAGGGTTTTCTTTATCTATCAGCATATTTTTTTTTCTTTCTCTCCATTCTCTAGCCAATTCATCATATTTTTTCATAAACTCACCTCTTAAACTTAGTTTCTTTGTG encodes:
- a CDS encoding MarR family winged helix-turn-helix transcriptional regulator produces the protein MKEHLITMALSSIERDYNYYMNKKLKQYNIGKHEIRALKVINQYSGLSQNEVCSILKEDKITVSKAVKNLEKQGYINKVKDLEDKRIYRLYITEKGSFDRKDFIEITNNINQIFSRGLSDPQKTELLKLLDILQNNIQEEADKLRKL
- a CDS encoding FAD-dependent oxidoreductase, producing the protein MEKNKIIHTFGDICNKSAVEINEKTTVSDILSESEGMKENRKLKVVQIGGPLGICIPPKDISKNINEFEKFFNGRMIAFLNDLFCPVDYMRFLTRFLIRELRIDNDNIRKLNQSIEKITQGRGDLETLEEIKKSLVLGKTVAEKRLADIFLFLLDEFKDEVLEHILDKKCSTGICRTLITAQCINACPAEVYIPGYIELMKNDQYEKAYDLMRKNNPLSFICGKICARPCEERCRRKEIESTVGVRALKRFTCDLVVNNKEYTEDKLESNSKKIAVVGGGPAGISASYYLARTGYSVTIYEASSVIGGMLAMGIPEYRLPQKTIDDEVELITNLGVKIIKNTKIGKDISLKTLRDSNDAVLLASGCHMGNKFGPESENIEPAVKFLKEVKIDKRKTIGETVLVIGGGDVAMDAARTALRLEADVIVASLESFDQMPSKEEKHEAGEEGVNFLNQYGIKTIEIEGEKLLVTLKRCLILEKDGRFDPQYDEDDIKTLEVDNLIMAIGQRPDNSYLDEDIKTVNGWVKTDKYSFKTTAEGVYAIGDMYRPGIAIKAIAEAKKAAAAMDEALGGDGLYLGEEIEIPERPLNCQMWEVEKADENIHVPQNLADNFELVSVVYTREEAKKEAGRCMRCDRNSIKPLHLK
- a CDS encoding reductive dehalogenase domain-containing protein, with product MKKYDELAREWRERKKNMLIDKENPICNWDDTDVLFFRENQGKKITDNNPYVNILDVEEFELLLENEPYPLSPPAMARSGNPKSKTGEFFKVMHKEVTGDEMHYFKDQMISMERIMKEIKGGAPKPNPEKKMDLHELKGEMKKYAKSLGFSSVGVTKLDRRYVSAGYENEIAYDTIILLGYEMPKEIIENYPKPQGELGAFYAYTGCARNVHKVADFIRDKGYQCQARDWKGGIKYPPHSVNAGLGNYSTYGVCITPEAGTRLKYCAILIDELPIDQPRDFNIEEFCSRCRMCQKSCPSKSIPKEEKMHKGILKRQTRFATCFEMMTTDRECMKCVRVCPFSLFGYEKCMDTLPEYYRYNLAKEDLDMEFLRGEGEIDGKK
- a CDS encoding sodium/glutamate symporter, whose protein sequence is MLKTFIFLNICLLADIKFRKEISHLRKISFPSLFFIGILVSLFNIYFKFNFTQETGKILLTAFFSTIGLRYSKKTFFKGFKWQMIFLISAVSVSVFQNLFIKIVGSFVCFKDIKLYSSLMLMGDFSVVSKYSSHPSISGMETLTIILGTISCSLFFLVISKGKKLYTEKLQKTSIKNIFKPAVIIFIITVLSLLLEKTYLSPLKSIGIAYISGLLFRWNLDKKAVYLENFHINKIGNYFLSLFILLKFSSLDIKSLQILALSDIFIVFLQIILLVLFSAFFVYKIYRKKTLAVFLSAAILGFSIGVPPSTMSVLQQVGKERGTPPHMIMIVPVVGAWLITYFNPVISNFFLN
- a CDS encoding SLC13 family permease, with the translated sequence MQLAIGLIIFITTFYLIITEKVPGPIATLLGGLSMALVGIINEHEALHAIGFRLEIILLLVGMMIIVHFISETGVFQYLAVKVAQLVKGEPFPLLVLLAVITAVCSAFLDNVTTILLMAPVSILLANQLKVDPFVYIMTLIMSANIGGLATLIGDPTQLIIGAEGKIGFNDFLINTAPIAIISLIMLIITVYFMYGRKMVVSRDLKARVMELDASRSLKNIRLLQESATIFALVIFGFLMNNFIDKGLAIMALS